The proteins below come from a single Zea mays cultivar B73 chromosome 8, Zm-B73-REFERENCE-NAM-5.0, whole genome shotgun sequence genomic window:
- the LOC103634970 gene encoding transcription factor PCF5 isoform X3, which produces MVKLIETFAVFCKSQRAAYREKVLIEAEKQFPHDFTFFKEKLLADFGQIVDVECIDSTCQVLYDKVRGCCSICKSRCTEAIVDSLKILAEAMTIKHQKFLNSNNLLAKDMDIKSDEKATKIDTNVQPVDVKSNEKGAGVGIVEASHGKAHVVITNPLITVPIQLETPIVNRLDGNNGTSLNPPVDDESDHNGRGRNTAAAICPHEPAGVPIGLGQLAPPIATHVVYGATSAAATGCVNNDVYSGVASVMLSQIPKAHAAGAFLAGNDNIYEPTLALNYSKLNSTERHRNSGGISGKKEEVIVIADDVGADQEVQTAAVNMVGANLHGSSRSKSAAAIDQIYNDMSIFNVESEAGGFFLENQLEVGNVVRNDVGENWLQVQNAHARVPCSNVLLRYYNILCGMGRSQWKDCIFQCAMRTIGFCSLLI; this is translated from the exons ATGGTTAAGTTGATTGAAACTTTTGCTGTTTTTTGCAAGTCTCAG AGAGCTGCTTATAGGGAGAAGGTGTTAATTGAAGCAGAGAAACAATTTCCGCATGATTTCACTTTTTTCAAGGAAAAGTTATTAGCTGATTTTGGCCAAATAGTGGATGTCGAATGCATTGATAGTACTTGCCAAGTTCTGTATGACAAGGTCAGGGGTTGTTGTTCAATTTGCAAGTCAAGGTGTACTGAAGCTATCGTCGATTCTCTAAAAATTTTGGCTGAAGCAATGACTATTAAGCATCAGAAGTTTTTGAATTCCAACAACCTTCTGGCGAAAGATATGGATATTAAGTCAGATGAGAAAGCTACCAAAATTGATACTAATGTGCAGCCAGTTGATGTTAAGTCGAATGAGAAAGGGGCTGGTGTGGGCATTGTTGAGGCTTCTCATGGAAAAGCTCATGTGGTTATTACAAATCCCCTGATAACAGTGCCCATACAGTTGGAGACACCAATTGTTAATAGGCTGGATGGAAATAATGGAACATCTTTGAATCCACCAGTGG ATGATGAAAGTGATCACAATGGAAGGGGCAGAAATACTGCAGCTGCTATATGTCCACACGAGCCAGCTGGTGTTCCAATTGGGCTAGGCCAACTTGCTCCTCCTATAGCCACCCATGTTGTTTATG GTGCAACATCAGCAGCGGCAACAGGTTGTGTTAACAATGATGTTTATAGTGGTGTTGCTTCTGTGATGTTGTCTCAGATTCCAAAG GCACATGCTGCTGGTGCATTTTTAGCAGGGAATGATAATATATATGAGCCTACACTAGCATTGAATTATTCAAAGTTAAACTCAACTGAAAGAcatagaaactccggaggaataaGTGGCAAAAAGGAAGAAGTTATTGTCATTGCTGATGATGTAGGGGCTGATCAGGAG GTGCAAACTGCTGCTGTTAATATGGTTGGCGCTAATTTACATGGTAGTAGTAGATCCAAATCAGCAGCTGCAATTGATCAGATATACAATGATATGAGCATATTCAACGTAGAGTCAGAAGCTGGGGGattctttttggaaaatcaactagaAGTTGGAAATGTAGTCAGGAATGATGTTGGTGAAAATTGGTTACAAGTTCAAAATGCTCACGCCCGTGTTCCATGTTCTAATGTGCTATTGCGATATTATAATATTCTTTGTGGCATGGGGCGGAGCCAATGGAAAGA CTGTATTTTCCAGTGTGCCATGCGAACCATTGGTTTTTGTTCATTGTTGATTTGA
- the LOC103634970 gene encoding transcription factor PCF5 isoform X1, with product MVKLIETFAVFCKSQRAAYREKVLIEAEKQFPHDFTFFKEKLLADFGQIVDVECIDSTCQVLYDKVRGCCSICKSRCTEAIVDSLKILAEAMTIKHQKFLNSNNLLAKDMDIKSDEKATKIDTNVQPVDVKSNEKGAGVGIVEASHGKAHVVITNPLITVPIQLETPIVNRLDGNNGTSLNPPVECAHPLNKRFHYSKTDKLGLFPRTKLFSPVGLFDLQITDDESDHNGRGRNTAAAICPHEPAGVPIGLGQLAPPIATHVVYGATSAAATGCVNNDVYSGVASVMLSQIPKAHAAGAFLAGNDNIYEPTLALNYSKLNSTERHRNSGGISGKKEEVIVIADDVGADQEVQTAAVNMVGANLHGSSRSKSAAAIDQIYNDMSIFNVESEAGGFFLENQLEVGNVVRNDVGENWLQVQNAHARVPCSNVLLRYYNILCGMGRSQWKDCIFQCAMRTIGFCSLLI from the exons ATGGTTAAGTTGATTGAAACTTTTGCTGTTTTTTGCAAGTCTCAG AGAGCTGCTTATAGGGAGAAGGTGTTAATTGAAGCAGAGAAACAATTTCCGCATGATTTCACTTTTTTCAAGGAAAAGTTATTAGCTGATTTTGGCCAAATAGTGGATGTCGAATGCATTGATAGTACTTGCCAAGTTCTGTATGACAAGGTCAGGGGTTGTTGTTCAATTTGCAAGTCAAGGTGTACTGAAGCTATCGTCGATTCTCTAAAAATTTTGGCTGAAGCAATGACTATTAAGCATCAGAAGTTTTTGAATTCCAACAACCTTCTGGCGAAAGATATGGATATTAAGTCAGATGAGAAAGCTACCAAAATTGATACTAATGTGCAGCCAGTTGATGTTAAGTCGAATGAGAAAGGGGCTGGTGTGGGCATTGTTGAGGCTTCTCATGGAAAAGCTCATGTGGTTATTACAAATCCCCTGATAACAGTGCCCATACAGTTGGAGACACCAATTGTTAATAGGCTGGATGGAAATAATGGAACATCTTTGAATCCACCAGTGG AGTGTGCTCATCCTCTCAACAAGCGATTCCATTACTCAAAAACTGATAAGTTGGGTCTCTTTCCACGTACAAAGCTTTTCTCACCTGTGGGTCTTTTTGACCTTCAAATTACAGATGATGAAAGTGATCACAATGGAAGGGGCAGAAATACTGCAGCTGCTATATGTCCACACGAGCCAGCTGGTGTTCCAATTGGGCTAGGCCAACTTGCTCCTCCTATAGCCACCCATGTTGTTTATG GTGCAACATCAGCAGCGGCAACAGGTTGTGTTAACAATGATGTTTATAGTGGTGTTGCTTCTGTGATGTTGTCTCAGATTCCAAAG GCACATGCTGCTGGTGCATTTTTAGCAGGGAATGATAATATATATGAGCCTACACTAGCATTGAATTATTCAAAGTTAAACTCAACTGAAAGAcatagaaactccggaggaataaGTGGCAAAAAGGAAGAAGTTATTGTCATTGCTGATGATGTAGGGGCTGATCAGGAG GTGCAAACTGCTGCTGTTAATATGGTTGGCGCTAATTTACATGGTAGTAGTAGATCCAAATCAGCAGCTGCAATTGATCAGATATACAATGATATGAGCATATTCAACGTAGAGTCAGAAGCTGGGGGattctttttggaaaatcaactagaAGTTGGAAATGTAGTCAGGAATGATGTTGGTGAAAATTGGTTACAAGTTCAAAATGCTCACGCCCGTGTTCCATGTTCTAATGTGCTATTGCGATATTATAATATTCTTTGTGGCATGGGGCGGAGCCAATGGAAAGA CTGTATTTTCCAGTGTGCCATGCGAACCATTGGTTTTTGTTCATTGTTGATTTGA
- the LOC103634970 gene encoding transcription factor PCF5 isoform X2: MVKLIETFAVFCKSQRAAYREKVLIEAEKQFPHDFTFFKEKLLADFGQIVDVECIDSTCQVLYDKVRGCCSICKSRCTEAIVDSLKILAEAMTIKHQKFLNSNNLLAKDMDIKSDEKATKIDTNVQPVDVKSNEKGAGVGIVEASHGKAHVVITNPLITVPIQLETPIVNRLDGNNGTSLNPPVECAHPLNKRFHYSKTDKLGLFPRTKLFSPVGLFDLQITDDESDHNGRGRNTAAAICPHEPAGVPIGLGQLAPPIATHVVYGATSAAATGCVNNDVYSGVASVMLSQIPKAHAAGAFLAGNDNIYEPTLALNYSKLNSTERHRNSGGISGKKEEVIVIADDVGADQEVQTAAVNMVGANLHGSSRSKSAAAIDQIYNDMSIFNVESEAGGFFLENQLEVGNVVRNDVGENWLQVQNAHARVPCSNVLLRYYNILCGMGRSQWKDLVAVQFSKTTTVNWESF; this comes from the exons ATGGTTAAGTTGATTGAAACTTTTGCTGTTTTTTGCAAGTCTCAG AGAGCTGCTTATAGGGAGAAGGTGTTAATTGAAGCAGAGAAACAATTTCCGCATGATTTCACTTTTTTCAAGGAAAAGTTATTAGCTGATTTTGGCCAAATAGTGGATGTCGAATGCATTGATAGTACTTGCCAAGTTCTGTATGACAAGGTCAGGGGTTGTTGTTCAATTTGCAAGTCAAGGTGTACTGAAGCTATCGTCGATTCTCTAAAAATTTTGGCTGAAGCAATGACTATTAAGCATCAGAAGTTTTTGAATTCCAACAACCTTCTGGCGAAAGATATGGATATTAAGTCAGATGAGAAAGCTACCAAAATTGATACTAATGTGCAGCCAGTTGATGTTAAGTCGAATGAGAAAGGGGCTGGTGTGGGCATTGTTGAGGCTTCTCATGGAAAAGCTCATGTGGTTATTACAAATCCCCTGATAACAGTGCCCATACAGTTGGAGACACCAATTGTTAATAGGCTGGATGGAAATAATGGAACATCTTTGAATCCACCAGTGG AGTGTGCTCATCCTCTCAACAAGCGATTCCATTACTCAAAAACTGATAAGTTGGGTCTCTTTCCACGTACAAAGCTTTTCTCACCTGTGGGTCTTTTTGACCTTCAAATTACAGATGATGAAAGTGATCACAATGGAAGGGGCAGAAATACTGCAGCTGCTATATGTCCACACGAGCCAGCTGGTGTTCCAATTGGGCTAGGCCAACTTGCTCCTCCTATAGCCACCCATGTTGTTTATG GTGCAACATCAGCAGCGGCAACAGGTTGTGTTAACAATGATGTTTATAGTGGTGTTGCTTCTGTGATGTTGTCTCAGATTCCAAAG GCACATGCTGCTGGTGCATTTTTAGCAGGGAATGATAATATATATGAGCCTACACTAGCATTGAATTATTCAAAGTTAAACTCAACTGAAAGAcatagaaactccggaggaataaGTGGCAAAAAGGAAGAAGTTATTGTCATTGCTGATGATGTAGGGGCTGATCAGGAG GTGCAAACTGCTGCTGTTAATATGGTTGGCGCTAATTTACATGGTAGTAGTAGATCCAAATCAGCAGCTGCAATTGATCAGATATACAATGATATGAGCATATTCAACGTAGAGTCAGAAGCTGGGGGattctttttggaaaatcaactagaAGTTGGAAATGTAGTCAGGAATGATGTTGGTGAAAATTGGTTACAAGTTCAAAATGCTCACGCCCGTGTTCCATGTTCTAATGTGCTATTGCGATATTATAATATTCTTTGTGGCATGGGGCGGAGCCAATGGAAAGA TTTGGTCGCAGTTCAGTTTTCCAAAACCACCACTGTAAATTGGGAATCTTTTTGA
- the LOC103634970 gene encoding transcription factor PCF5 isoform X4: MGDASQSHSHSHSQHHGFQPQLLSFGGAGQHHAHQFTAQAASHLRPRGRGAVGAGGEAVATTSASRSRVRGGGGEAVAVQGGHIARSTGRKDSHSKVCTARGTRDRRVRLAAHTAIQFYDVQDRLGYDRPSKAVDWLIKNAKDAIDRLETTLPAANAAPPSSSWTHPDSAENSDDQAQAITVAHTAFDFPGADGFLVPASLDSDTIKSFFPVAGTGGGEAEASSSATAAQSSAMGYQSYTPDLLSRTGGHSQELRLSLQSLPDPMFHHRSHGHGHGGDGSAQQALFPGAASYSFGGGAAWAEHAQSQRVAPWNAPDPGGGSTGGYLLNVSQSQQAALGGQSQFFFQRGPLQSSNQPSDSERGWPETVEADNPMQHGGPTIGFAPGTSFSGIRIPTRIQGGEEHNGGSGNGDKPPPPPSVSSASRQ; this comes from the coding sequence ATGGGCGACGCTAGCCAGTCCCACTCCCACTCCCACTCCCAACACCACGGCTTCCAGCCGCAGCTCCTATCCTTCGGGGGAGCCGGCCAGCACCACGCGCACCAGTTCACGGCGCAGGCGGCGTCCCACTTGCGGCCACGAGGACGGGGAGCGGTGGGCGCGGGCGGCGAGGCCGTGGCCACGACGTCCGCGTCGCGCTCGCGCGTGAGGGGCGGCGGCGGGGAGGCCGTGGCGGTGCAGGGAGGCCACATTGCGCGCTCCACGGGGCGCAAGGACAGCCACAGCAAGGTGTGCACGGCGCGCGGGACGCGGGACCGGCGCGTGCGGCTGGCGGCGCACACCGCCATCCAGTTCTACGACGTGCAGGACCGGCTGGGCTACGACCGCCCCAGCAAGGCCGTCGACTGGCTCATCAAGAACGCCAAGGACGCCATCGACAGGCTCGAGACGACGCTGCCCGCGGCCAATGCCGCGCCGCCGTCCTCCTCCTGGACGCACCCAGACTCCGCCGAGAACTCCGACGACCAGGCGCAGGCCATCACCGTCGCGCACACGGCCTTCGACTTCCCCGGCGCCGACGGTTTCCTAGTTCCGGCGTCGCTCGACTCGGACACGATCAAGTCGTTCTTTCCCGTGGCTGGCACGGGAGGCGGCGAGGCCGAGGCGTCTTCGTCCGCGACGGCGGCGCAGTCGTCGGCCATGGGGTACCAAAGCTACACGCCTGACCTGCTGTCCCGCACCGGCGGACACAGCCAGGAGCTGCGGCTGTCGCTGCAGTCTCTCCCAGACCCCATGTTCCACCACCGGTcgcacggccacggccacggcggCGATGGCTCCGCGCAGCAGGCGCTCTTCCCCGGCGCCGCCAGCTACTCGTTCGGCGGCGGCGCTGCGTGGGCCGAGCACGCGCAGAGCCAGCGCGTGGCGCCGTGGAACGCGCCCGACCCAGGCGGCGGGAGCACTGGCGGCTACCTGCTCAACGTGTCGCAGTCGCAGCAGGCGGCGCTTGGTGGCCAGAGCCAGTTCTTCTTCCAGAGGGGACCCCTTCAGTCCAGTAACCAGCCCTCCGACTCCGAGCGAGGATGGCCGGAGACCGTCGAAGCCGACAACCCGATGCAGCATGGTGGGCCGACCATCGGGTTCGCGCCCGGTACCAGCTTCTCCGGGATCCGCATCCCCACCAGGATACAGGGCGGCGAGGAGCACAACGGCGGCAGCGGCAATGGCGacaagccgccgccgcctccgtctGTTTCCTCGGCTTCTCGCCAGTGA